AATGAgtggaaaggaagagaaaagaatagattgctttcttctttccaTATCAAGCTTAAGCTTTAATCTCCTCCTCTTTCACTCAACTGCTCTTCTATTTAAGAAGCCCGGACTGTCCTTACAatggtaaccttaaaatcattataaaaaaaagtgacaaatctTTGACTctgaaattgatattgatacaATAATATctgagtttattttttttctccaactgGGTATCTCTAAAATTTGCCAAATATGTCGTACATTAAGGGCATCGGCTGTGGATTGCTCCTCGCTCTGGCGAGTTATTTTTACATAAGAAATAGGCGGCGTCCCGATTCggtatgaaattttgaaattagtaTTTCTTGTTATCAATTTAGCAGTATGAACAAACCTACTACTACGTACCACATAACTTCTTTAAGACTTAGGTTTCTAACGTATGAGTTCATTGTTCATAGATTATCTCGtaacctatccaaaaaaataccATATTATTGAAACATTTGACATAGTTTCTCATTCTATATTCATTGTCATCATCATTTGATCATCTAGGATGACAATATTAATAAAGATGTGCACTTAATATatttactagtcgctaactcgaGTAATGCGcggaaaaattatttatatatatagttatattctCTTATCATTTATGAAacaataaatctatttttaaattctccacatgaaaaaataaataaaaatagtttatcATTTGTCAATCTATATAAATTCTCAGAACTCTAAATAGCCCAATGTCTACTCTTTCCGTTTCAACTTCAATTCTTaattactctattttttttttcttttaagcgaAAGAATATGAAAGTTATGGTTTCCATGGAGGAATTCAAAGGGCAACCTCGGCTCCCAAAATTCGCTGTCCCAAAACGCTATGACATAAAGCTGAAACCGAACCTCACCACGTGCAAGTTTGCTGGCTCCGTGGCTATTGAGCTCAAAATCGTGGCAGATACCAGTTTCATCGTCCTCAACGCCGCTGAACTCTCCATCGATACCACCTCCGTATCTTTCACCCACCCAGCTGCACACTCTTCTAATTCTATGCAGCAGGTAATACCTATCTTATCTATCAGCCTAACTTTACTTTTAAAGTTAGTTTAAACTAATGGTAAAAGGTTTTGTTGTAAGTGCTTTAACTTAACATCCTAAAATATCTTGTTTGTTGAATATGTTAGAATAGATACAAATAGAGAACACAAGAATACATGGATTACGTAATTTAGTTTACTTAAGGGCTACATTTTTATCATATGAGTGTAGTACACATCCTTTGTTATAATGAACTCAACATGAGTACTTATAATAGGCTAAACTTTGAGACTAATCATATAGTAACTATGGTTAGTAGACTTCTAGTAtaagtaggagacttgacttACTCATAAAGTAGGATTAGGTTTAAGCCTATTATATTGGACTAATATATTTGTAACATTGTTAAACTTTAGcttgattgatttattttgtttttgcgtTGTATGAGCTCTAgcttattcaaaaaaatagtcAACCTTGTGATTATTTGAATGTGAGACTCATTGACTGAATTTGCATTTATCATGACAAACCAAATGACAtgtcttttaaaaataaaatgttgaatgaataaagatttggatttggcaaaaaataactatttagccttaatttttgaactaTGTAACCAAACAGCCTACTTTTCaaacaatataacaaaataCCCTTGATTTAGAACGCGATATTACTAATGTTGAGTTCTATGCGTATTTtgccacttaaattttttttgaaaattttgcgtAGAAGTTCCacttaaaattatgcataatacTCAAGATTATGCACAATACTCAAGATTGGTAATATCAAGTTTTAGGTAAAACTCGACATCAGCAATATCAAGTTCCAAAATAAGGGTATTTTGCTACATAATTTAAAAAGGGGTTGTTTGGCTACATAGTTCAAAAATTAAGACTTAAtagccattttttttcctttggattTGTGCAGGTGTTAAAGCCTTTAAAAGTTGATGTGGTTGAAGAGGACGAGATTTTGGTTTTGAACTTTGTTGACACTCTTCCCATTGGTCTCGGACTTCTCACTATCCACTTTCAAGGATCTTTAAATGACAAAATGAAGGGCTTTTATATAAGGTACATATTTTTGTTgcaaaaaggttttttttttttttgggggggggggataaaacaagggaatttttttaaagaaaaaccctagactCGCCTTTAGCTAGTCAAATCTATAGAACCAATTGTCGCATATTTTTATTGCAAAAAGTTTAGagacacaaaatttttcataatattttttgttcactTTTGTTGACCTTAATCTAATATGGTTGGTgaataataaaagtgatgtaagtGGTAGATCCATACAAAAAGTAATGTTACTTCAATTACAACTTATCTCCTTAGTATACATGTTTCTATGCAAATACCATATTATTCCAATCACAACTTGTTATCTCAGCAAATTGTCAGTGGGGTTCAGTCAAAATGTGTTTGTGGCAGTGAAGATGTGCATGTGTATGTGATGACAAAAAATGGGTTCAGTTCTTGGGAATGAGaatcatttttataaaattatgttttgcATTCCACTTGTATAAGACCAACTAGGATGTaaattacttaaaaattttaattgatttttttcccatttaggTAAGTGttgaatttagtttttattatcaatttgaaaaaaacagttaaaaaaataaaaaataattttaaaaaaaagttcttttaaattcaaatatacttaaaatgattaatttttatttccaaattcTGTTTCAGATTATCAGGCAGGCCTTTGACCATATTAATTAAAGGTTTATGTTAATGTATATACTCTCTTTAATGGGATTGAACCTATGATTTCACCCTTCACGATTTACTTATGAATGGAGCTAATTATAAATGCCTTCTATTTTCTGGTAAATGAGAATTTTATTAGTAATGtgtatataaattaataaatgattTTGCTTTCCAGTACATATGAGCACAATGGTGAGAAGAAGAATATGGCAGTTACACAGTTTAAACCAGATGATGCTAGGCGATGCTTTCCTTGTTGGGATGAACCTGCTTGCAAGGTGacacaatctctctctctcgcggTTAATTTAAGATCTTGTGactaaattatttttggttCGGAAGTAGATTTGCTTGATTCTGTTTCAAATGAATGCAAACAAAAGCTTATTTGGCCCTTCTTTTTGGGCATTGAGTTTTGCAGGCTACGTTCAAAATCACATTGGATGTGCCATCACAACTAGTAGCTCTTTCCAACATGCCAATTATTGAAGAAAAAGTGGATGGGGATTTGAAGACAGTTTCATATCAAGAATCACCAATCATGTCTACATATTTGGTGGCAATTGTTGTTGGTTTGTTTGATTATGTGGAACATCTTACATCTGATGGTAAAACATTACACTATGTTCACTGTTTCTTGTGGTATAATATGATCCTTGTTCTTGATAGTGTAATCTTACATGACTTTACAGGAGTTGAAGTTCGAGTATACTGTCAGGTTGGTAAAGTAAATCAAGGGAAATTCGCATTGGATGTTGCTGTTAGGACACTTGAATTATACAAAGAGTAAGTTTTACTGTGAATCGCAACCAAACTACTGATCACAAGACACAACATACAAGTCCTTAGCTAAATAGTGGACACTGGATCATGGTTATTGGTGATCCAATAAGTCGTTACATTTTTGTTCTTATGTTGTATTATTTGAAATTCCAATTAACCATGATAATTTCTGCAGATACTTTGCAGTGCCTTACTCTCTTCCCAAATTGGATATGGTTGCAATTCCTGATTTTGCTTTTGGATCCATGGAGAATTATGGTTTGGTTACATACTGTGAAACAGCTTTGCTCTATGATGTTCAGCATTCCACAGCTGCTGATAAGCAGAGGGTAATATGCATGTTGTGAATGTTGCTACTTTTGTTAGAATTTTGTTTGGCTAATATAGTATGAAgctattgtttaaataacactacacaaaatgtttaattattatttgtctcAGGTTGTGATTGCTGTAGCCCACGAACTAGCACATCAGTGGTTTGGCAATCTTGTAACGATGGAATGGCGGACTCATTTGTGGCTGAATGAGGGGTTCGCAACATGGGTATTTATTGCATTGGGTTGAAAATGATCCAAACTGAGCTGCTGATTAAAATTTCCAGATTGGCTTTTAtaattatgttttgaaaatgaGCCAGGCTCAATTTTATCACCAAGCTAGATAATATGTTCATCCTTACatcatttattttgttcattaagCTAAAGCTTGTTCACACATCTTTTGATAGGATTATTTCCTTCTCATTAACtgtttatatatttcaaaatacaTGCTTACATATACTTAGTTATGCTTTAGGTGATATCGATCAAGTTAATTTGGTAGGCTAATTTTCGTCATTTATGGCCCTATAAAATAAAGTTCATTAACCTTGTCTTCACACATAACTTTTTGCTATGAATTAGACTATTTATATGTCAttgttttgttgtgaaagtacatgcaaaataataaaatagcaaGCTGCGCAATACACAAGATTTAACTTGGTTAGGCTAACTCCAAGCCTAACTTTGCAGGcaatcacaacaaaatttactaTTAATAATAGGAATTACAATCACAAAAACTCTCAACAATAAACTAACCCAAAATCCCAATACACCCAAAGGTGCCTCACGCTAATCACTAGGCAAAGTTAGTCTATCCCTTGTACAAGACAAAGCTTTGCTCTAACTCTCACACACAATAAAGCTACTTTACCACTCCTTTTATAAGGGACAACACTCCTTACTACTTCTCTTTTCAATATGAGACTAACTCTTTTAATATAATTGGTGCACCTCCTTATTATTCTTCTAACCAATGTGGGATTCCAAAACCAATGAGGAATTCTTGCACCTTCTATCAGGCGCTGGACTCAACATGTTTATAACTTTCTTAAAGAAAGTTCatttaaactatatatatatatatatatatatatatatatgtaaaagtCAAGCCTTAAGTTCCGCTAACTACTTAATACTatgttttaatttgatttttttatcaatcatgCCTCAAAAGGTTGGCTTGAGCCTAACttcattatcattattaatCCACTatttcacatcttttttttcttttctttttttgtgttaaaatgtTGACATTGTTAAAAGTGGACATTCTTGCATTAGTTGCAGATATGTATTTGAAATAGTAGATGTGAGCTAgtgtgaaaaaatatttttccttattaAATTAaactacataattttttttttgttggaacgTAGCCCAAGCTCTTTGTAaatggtttggtttttttttttttttttttttttttttttttttttttttctcacagcCAGCATGGATCATGTGTCTATATATTATTCCTTATTACACTGTGTGCTGTAAATTATATATCGTTTATTTCAATATGTGCAGGTCAGTTATTTAGCAGCTGATCGCTTGTTCCCAGAATGGGAAGTGTGGACTCAGTTTCTTGATGAATATACAGAGGGTCTTGAGATGGATGGGCTTAGAGAGTCCCATCCCATTGAGGTACTATAATTGCTTTAAGGAATTagtattattacttttttgagTATATCTCAATTTAAGCGTACCTTTTTAGGTGAAGATAAATCATGCTAGTGAGATTGATGAAATAATTGACTCGATAAGTTACATAAAAGGTGCATCTGTTATCCGAATGCTGCAAAGCTATCTTGGTGCTGATTGCTTTCAGGTTGGTTGTTAGATCCTATACTGGTATATATTTCTTGTCCCaagtaaaaatatttctaattaTTGAAGAAACTCTTTTCCCTCCGCTCCCAAATTCACATGAAATTTAAGTCATGAAAACCCTTCATAAAGTAAGTCCTAGAAAAAGATAGAGCAATAGGAGTTTTCTTTTTGCGAGTTCGGAAGAGGTTAGAGAGGTTTTGTTCAAAAATAGTTGGATAGAATAAGAGGTTTAGGAAGTANNNNNNNNNNNNNNNNNNNNNNNNNNNNNNNNNNNNNNNNNNNNNNNNNNNNNNNNNNNNNNNNNNNNNNNNNNNNNNNNNNNNNNNNNNNNNNNNNNNNNNNNNNNNNNNNNNNNNNNNNNNNNNNNNNNNNNNNNNNNNNNNNNNNNNNNNNNNNNNNNNNNNNNNNNNNNNNNNNNNNNNNNNNNNNNNNNNNNNNNNNNNNNNNNNNNNNNNNNNNNNNNNNNNNNNNNNNNNNNNNNNNNNNNNNNNNNNNNNNNNNNNNNNNNNNNNNNNNNNNNNNNNNNNNNNNNNNNNNNNNNNNNNNNNNNNNNNNNNNNNNNNNNNNNNNNNNNNNNNNNNNNNNNNNNNNNNNNNNNNNNNNNNNNNNNNNNNNNNNNNNNNNNNNNNNNNNNNNNNNNNNNNNNNNNNNNNNNNNNNNNNNNNNNNNNNNNNNNNNNNNNNNNNNNNNNNNNNNNNNNNNNNNNNNNNNNNNNNNNNNNNNNNNNNNNNNNNNNNNNNNNNNNNNNNNNNNNNNNNNNNNNNNNNNNNNNNNNNNNNNNNNNNNNNNNNNNNNNNNNNNNNNNNNNNNNNNNNNNNNNNNNNNNNNNNNNNNNNNNNNNNNNNNNNNNNNNNNNNNNNNNNNNNNNNNNNNNNNNNNNNNNNNNNNNNNNNNNNNNNNNNNNNNNNNNNNNNNNNNNNNNNNNNNNNNNNNNNNNNNNNNNNNNNNNNNNNNNNNNNNNNNNNNNNNNNNNNNNNNNNNNNNNNNNNNNNNNNNNNNNNNNNNNNNNNNNNNNNNNNNNNNNNNNNNNNNNNNNNNNNNNNNNNNNNNNNNNNNNNNNNNNNNNNNNNNNNNNNNNNNNNNNNNNNNNNNNNNNNNNNNNNNNNNNNNNNNNNNNNNNNNNNNNNNNNNNNNNNNNNNNNNNNNNNNNNNNNNNNNNNNNNNNNNNNNNNNNNNNNNNNNNNNNNNNNNNNNNNNNNNNNNNNNNNNNNNNNNNNNNNNNNNNNNNNNNNNNNNNNNAGTAACAGTGAGCGGATGGAATCCTTCGTGGTGCGAGAGAATATACTCAACGATgatcaccggtgtggtgcctgccacaacgtctccgatgccaaagtcagaatgataaaaataataatcaatcaAGATGTATctctgtgtgtgtatatttcGTACCTTTTTACTGACTGTGTGGGAGCTTTATATTTGCAACCTTGGGGGCTAGCCGTTGGGGTGATAAATGCTTTCTCAAGTAACGCCCCTGGTCCAATAATGAGACTTTTAAGAGGTTCCCAACGGTCTGCTGGGCTGATTTCGTAACCGCTCAagtcattgattgactgcattgagTGACTCTCTGTCTTCGTCAGTGACGATGGTTTTCCTCGTTGTTCCTGATGACTTCGTCAAGGATGCTTCCTCCGTCACTAAATGTTATCTTCGTCTAGGGATGCAGCAACATCATTCCCATCAATTGCCCCCCAGGTTCTGGGGTCGTCAGTGACGTGTCATGACGATcacagaagatgaaaagcttctCTTGTGACTCTTGGGGTTCTGTTCCGCATTTAATGCTTAGTGGCGGCGCTACAGGCAATCATGGCCACGTGGCGCGTGACGATCCGTGGAGTTAATGGTGtgacccttgggtttcccgctggTTTTCTAATCGCTTTTTGGTctaagtttaaaacttctctttttcaattttttctttcaccttTCAAAGAGCGAAGACAGAAAGTTTTTCAGTGATATTCCGAGCATTCTTTTGAGACTGTCTTTCTTCTCCGACTCGCCTTGGGCCGTGCTTTTGCCGTTCCGCCATTGGAGGTGtgtgtctctttcttttcacttccttcctttttttgtttttgcataatCTCTGATTCTATGtttccttttattcttcttttgttgttggtttctgcttttcttctttttggggaTTTAGTTTGAGTTGTATTTTTCTGCCCCTTAGATTTCTGCATTTCCATGGTTGATAGTTTGGAGGTTAGGATAGCTTGTCCGTCGGTCTCCTTCCTTTTCGCGCGTCTGGGGGGGTCTTTGGGCACTTATCCATTTctggaaaattttgtgtttgagggTAATTGTCTGAGCGTGGTTTTGGGCGACTTGTTGCCCTTGCTTCGTCAATCTCTAAATTGGTTCGAGGGTTTAGCTAGGAGAGGGTCAATGTCTGAGGTTAGATCTAGCGATCTCGAGACTGGGTTGTCTTCTAGTGACGACCCGGTTGAAGGAGATACAGCCGTCTCTGGCCAACGGGTGGTTAGGGCTTTTCATGCCCTTGAGGAGATTTGTGGCCTGGACGCTGAGACCGTGAATAGATTCAAGGATCGGTTTTAGTTCCCCTCTAGGGTTCGTGTTCGTCTACCCAGGGAAGAAGATAGGGCCTGCCACTTTTCCCCAGGTGAAGTGTGTTTTTATGAGTCATCTTTCACCTGCGGGCTTAGATTCCCCGTCCATCCGTTCCTGATGGAACTTCTAGATCATTTCGGTATTGCCCCCGGGCAGCTCATGCCTAATTCGTGGAGGATCGTGATCAACTGTATGCAAATATGGTTGGCCTCCAACGGGGATATGATCCGGCTGGCTGAGCTCACCTACTTGTACCGCTTGAAAGAATCCAAAGAGTGGGGGTATTATGAGTTAGTCCCCTGGGAGAGAAAGACTAGGATTGTCAAGGGCTTGCCCTCGTCCTTCAGGTATTGGAAATCGcgctttttctttgtgtctgggGACGACTTCGAGACTCAATCCAGCAGtgattggggtgatatcccgaggttgctccgtcggtggggaaccccgacCTTAGGTGCGTCAGTATTTCTCCCCGTCGTTTCAATTTTGCCAATTTTGAGGCTCTGGCCTTTGctaacttttttgtttctttgtttggtgtAGCTAAGAGACGGCCTGGATTGAAGAGCAGGTACAAGGAACGCATAGAGACTGCGATCGGGTACGCGGAGACGATTGAGAGCTGGGACGAGCTGGTCGACCCCCGGTCTCTTGCATTTTACAATCTCGGTCCTGACCCTTCTCCTTTTGTTCTTCGTCAGCTTGgtattgaaggaaaaaagagtaAGTTCTGACTTCGTCAATGTTTGATTCTCCTTGCGTACTTAGGCATTTTTGATAAATGTTTTCTTCTTGCAGAGATGACGACCAAGTTCAACAAGGACATGTACGCGAAGATGAGGTCGAAGAAGGACGAGCCCTTGTCCAATCTAGGGAAGAAGATCGTGCGTGTGACCGGGCAGGGCTCTACTCCTACTCCCCTTAGTACCCTTCCTCCCATAGCCCTTGAGACGACGAGAACTTCCTCTCCAACTGCGTCAATAGAGGAGATCGTCACTCCAGGCTCAAAAAGGCAGCGTGTGGCTGgtaaagggaaggagaagaagaaagctgATGTTTCCTCGTCAACAATATGGGATGATGAGAGGTTAGCTTTGGACAGGGCTCATGAGGTCGTCACTCCAGCGGACCTAAGGGCTCTCTCAGACATGTCTTTGAATGACGTTGCCTCTCGCCATGTTCATAAGCTCGTCCAGGTACGGAGttcgtcaattttttttttttttaatttactgaCGACTTACAACCTCTTT
The DNA window shown above is from Quercus lobata isolate SW786 chromosome 7, ValleyOak3.0 Primary Assembly, whole genome shotgun sequence and carries:
- the LOC115951422 gene encoding aminopeptidase M1-like, which encodes MSYIKGIGCGLLLALASYFYIRNRRRPDSRKNMKVMVSMEEFKGQPRLPKFAVPKRYDIKLKPNLTTCKFAGSVAIELKIVADTSFIVLNAAELSIDTTSVSFTHPAAHSSNSMQQVLKPLKVDVVEEDEILVLNFVDTLPIGLGLLTIHFQGSLNDKMKGFYISTYEHNGEKKNMAVTQFKPDDARRCFPCWDEPACKATFKITLDVPSQLVALSNMPIIEEKVDGDLKTVSYQESPIMSTYLVAIVVGLFDYVEHLTSDGVEVRVYCQVGKVNQGKFALDVAVRTLELYKEYFAVPYSLPKLDMVAIPDFAFGSMENYGLVTYCETALLYDVQHSTAADKQRVVIAVAHELAHQWFGNLVTMEWRTHLWLNEGFATWVSYLAADRLFPEWEVWTQFLDEYTEGLEMDGLRESHPIEVKINHASEIDEIIDSISYIKGASVIRMLQSYLGADCFQGNCLSVVLGDLLPLLRQSLNWFEGLARRGSMSEVRSSDLETGLSSSDDPVEGDTAVSGQRVVRAFHALEEICGLDAETVNRFKDRF
- the LOC115951423 gene encoding uncharacterized protein LOC115951423 gives rise to the protein MELLDHFGIAPGQLMPNSWRIVINCMQIWLASNGDMIRLAELTYLYRLKESKEWGYYELVPWERKTRIVKGLPSSFRYWKSRFFFVSGDDFETQSSSDWGDIPRLLRRWGTPTLAKRRPGLKSRYKERIETAIGYAETIESWDELVDPRSLAFYNLGPDPSPFVLRQLGIEGKKKMTTKFNKDMYAKMRSKKDEPLSNLGKKIVRVTGQGSTPTPLSTLPPIALETTRTSSPTASIEEIVTPGSKRQRVAGKGKEKKKADVSSSTIWDDERLALDRAHEVVTPADLRALSDMSLNDVASRHVHKLVQVRSGVSDDPNGGPGERELRPEEEPDYLHGRGDLFEAEGQSVR